A stretch of Octopus bimaculoides isolate UCB-OBI-ISO-001 chromosome 23, ASM119413v2, whole genome shotgun sequence DNA encodes these proteins:
- the LOC128250594 gene encoding homeobox protein 2-like → MYDTPKDDGVRTVGAGLVKLEALNPDLHVGSRCKTVAFLGPGANPEARSYICDWPILLLPPKFAVYRKVNIIRSLSEIVKAFTKIWWNLNKHNTNDTNNNNSNNNNNTFEHVDNKSNSNSKGNFTNGRYNKKNYNNNNHRHRHHHDDNMNERTNTKKIQEQYQSKDQDQLEQQEKKIQVKGRPTYQRLMPTGSNNNGNSNNNNSDNDVVERKEHAHRERHKQAKLRRQNSSSEGNEVRGGGQQNGRQ, encoded by the exons ATGTATGATACA CCTAAAGACGATGGGGTAAGGACGGTGGGAGCAGGTTTGGTGAAACTAGAAGCTCTTAATCCGGACTTGCACGTCGGCAGCAGATGTAAGACGGTCGCCTTCCTGGGACCTGGTGCGAACCCAGAGGCTCGGTCCTATATCTGCGACTGG CCCATACTCCTACTACCACCAAAATTCGCCGTATACAGAAAGGTAAATATAATACGTTCCCTCTCTGAAATAGTAAAAGCATTCACAAAAATTTGGTGGAACCTGAACAAACATAACACCAacgacacaaacaacaacaacagcaacaacaataataataccttCGAACACGTTGacaataaaagcaacagcaacagtaaaggTAACTTCACAAACGGTCGCTACAACAagaagaactacaacaacaacaaccaccgccaccgccaccatcacgaTGACAACATGAACgaacgcacaaacacaaaaaagatacaagaacaatatcaaagtaagGATCAAGACCAGCTGgaacaacaagagaaaaaaattcaggTGAAGGGAAGGCCAACGTACCAAAGATTGATGCCAACTGGGAGCAACAATAatggcaacagcaacaataataatagcgacAACGATGTTGTGGAGAGGAAAGAACACgcacacagagaaagacacaAACAAGCTAAACTAAGGCGCCAGAATAGCAGCAGTGAAGGAAATGAAGTGAGAGGTGGGGGTCAGCAGAATGGAAGACAATAG